CCGGTACCTTCACCGTCACTGCTACGCTCTCTTTCACCTCCAACGATCCTGTCACCGTACCCTTCACCATCGCAAGCACCAGTACTGCCCTCAACCCTGCCGACTATTCCTTGATCTCCGCCAATCCACTCATCATTCCCGCCAACGAACTATCAGGAAGTATTTCTTTCAAAGTCCTCAACGACTCTTCTTACGAAAACGATGAATCAGTCATGCTTACCATGGGAACACCAGTCAACGCTACTTCTGGTGACACCACTCACACAACTATGATCGATGACAATGATGTGCCGCCGACGGTGTCGTGGGTGCTTGCCTCACAAACAGGCAATGAGAACGTGGGGACGATGAAAGTGGAAGCGAAGTTGTCATTTCAAGTTGGAGTACCGGTCACTGTACCGTTTACATACATTGGTACCGGAGGTACGGCTTCAACTCCCGCCGACTACACCATGTCAGCCAGTCCTATTATTATTCCTGCCAATACACCATCATACTTCACAACCATCAACGTCGTCTCTGACCCATATCCTGAAGGCAATGAAACCGTCGTTGTGAAAATGGGAACACCAACCAATGCCACTCCCGGAAACATCACAACCCACACAGCGACGATTACAGATGCGCAGCCGCCATGTAAGATCACTTCTTTCAATGCGAATCCAACTTCGATTGGAAGTGGAGCATCCTCAATACTTTTTTGGACGACAGGGTATTGTACTAGTACATCAATTGATCAAGGAATAAATATTGTGACGCCCGTATCGGGGGGATCGGTTAACACTCCTCCACTAGTAGAAACAACAACTTTTATATTGACTGCGTCTTCAGCAATTAATACTGTGACAGCGCAAGTAACTGTCGAGGTAGTAGGTTGTGGATGGCAGTTCGTATTAGATACCCATCCTTCAGAGATTGATTGGTATAGAGTGGCAATGTCTGCAGATGGATCAAGGATTGCAGCAGTCGCTTATGATACCCCTTTTGGCCCTTCTAATCCTGCCTATATCTACACTTCAAGTGATAGTGGTGTCACTTGGGTACAACAAACAAATTCTGGAACGGGCTATTGGCAATCCATTGCAATGTCTGCAGACGGAATGAAGATTGTAGCAATAAAAAATAGTAATTATGTTTTCACTTCCATTAATGGTGGAGTTACTTGGGCTTACACCCAAAATCCTCTTTGGAATTCTCTGCAATCCATCACCTCTTCTGCCGACGGCACAAAGCTTGCAGTGGCAGATTTTGGGGGATATATTTATACTTCTACTAATGGTGGTTCCAGTTGGGTCCAGCGAATAAATTCTGGAATAGGTAGTTGGTATTCCATCGCTTCTTCTGCTGACGGCACAAAACTTGCGGCAGTAAGAGAAAATGGATACATTTATACCTCAAGTGATAGTGGTTTTACGTGGACTCAACAAACAAATTCTGGAACGGGTCTATGGCGCTCCATCGCTTCTTCTGCTGACGGCACAAAACTTGCGGCAGTCATGGAAGGTGGTTATATTTATACATCTACAAATAGTGGGGCAACTTGGACAAAACAACTTGGAGCGGGACATCATGACTGGTTGTCGATCGCTTCTTCTGCTGACGGCATAAAGCTTGTTGCGGCAGATCGATGGTTGAGTCCAATCGCCGGCGGAGATGTTCATACTTCTACTGACGGAGGTGTAACCTGGAAAACTCATGAATGTATTAGTGGTCATCATTGGGAAGCCGTAGCTTCCTCTGCTGATGGTTCGAAATTGGTAGGCGTTTGTAATGTAGGGCATGTTCATACAACCTACTAAAGACTTCTAGGAATACTGCCTGTAAAATAATTAAAAATTACTAATTACAAATTGAAATCGTGAACACTACACACAAAATAATTCTTGTCATCATTTTTCTTACAGTCATTGTAGGTGGAGCGTTGTACTTGGATAAAAATAAAAAAGAAGAGATAGTAAATCCATATGCTGATTCGGTTGTTACTACTACCATTCTCACCAATCCTGACGGTACATTTGGTTACGACATTTTGATCGATGGCAATATCTATGTGCATCAGCCGACCAAGCCTGCTGTCGGTGGCAATGTTGGCTTTGCGACCGAAGCCGAAGCAAAGCAGGTTGCTGACTTGGTTATTTCTAAAATCAAAAACAATATTTTACCACCAAGTGTAACATCTGAAGAAATTACAAATTTTGTAATTGATTAATTTCGAAACAAATCAAAAAATCCCGCTGTGGCGGGATTTTTTGATTTGTTCTAATTTATTCAACTGTAACTGTATAGATAAAAGGTTCCGATACAACGTTTGAACTAGTATTTTTTGCCGTAAGAACTGCATTGTAGGTTCCGGCCGCAGTGCCTTTGGGAATAATTATGTTAAATGACTGGGTAGCGTATTTACTTGCAACAACATTTAGATCTTTTGAATATGATCCTGCATATTCTGTATAATTTTGATAAATAAGCGTCGGTGACGGGGAAGTCATAGTTAGTGTAAAGGCTTGCGTTCCACATAAATATGGATTGCTATTCGTTTCATTGAATTGGACATACACCATTTGCCGGTCGAGATCAACTTTTGATTTCGGTATTGTAATATGTGAAAGGTCGCCCCAGATGACTGTGTTGGGACCTTTTTGGCTGTTATTTTCTTTGACTGACCAGTATGAAGACATGACTGGGGATGTGACTGTCGAAGCGGTGCATGAAGTAGGAGTTGCCAAATCAACGGAAAATGAAATTGATCCATCGCCACCTTTTTGAACGTTACTAAGGGTAAGCCCATATAATGGATCAGAAAAACTTGTTTCTTTGCCGAGTGTGTAGTCTTTCATATCATCACCAAAGGCATGCTCACTTGGATTTGCGTCGAGAATATATGTTTGACCGTAATCGATTCGAGATAAAGTGAGCCCAAAGGGTGAAAACTGACTGAGTGACTTATTAAATCCAACCGGAGCATGGTACTCAAGGGTGTAGGGAGTAGTAATGGTTGTGCCATCTTGTGCGGTAACTGCAATCTTGATGAGTCGAGTGCCAGTACGAGACTCAACTGGTTTGAGAGTATATACTCCAGAAGTCGTAACAGTCATAACGTCTTCGTCAGGTAGCCATCCTAAAGCGTTTCTTGCAAATGCACTTAAGCCGAGTGAATAGCTTGAATTGCCCATGATATCGAAATTGTTTCCAGTTTCAATTTTTACACAATCAGTGATTTTGTCCTTAATTGTCGTGTTGCCGCAATCATAGCCGTTGGCGTGATCGAGTCCAAATAAATGACCAACTTCATGGATCATGACGCGTTCGAGGCCTGTCTGTTCTGGAGTAAATGTACTCCACAGATTTTCGTACCACCAAGAGCTTCCCATACCTGCAGCAATATTTGTGCCTAGTTGTGCAAGTCCATTGAAACCAGGATAGTCTGAGCAATTGTGTAGGATAAATGTATAGTCGTAGGTTTCGAGGTTGATGCTATTTTCCGAAATGTAATTTGCAAGCGCTGTACCAGGAATAATGCTTGCAGATGTATTGAAATCACATTCACTTGAGTCTATTGGTTCTGTAATCCATCCATAGACATCACCTCCGAAAACTATATCTCCATAGGAAGCCTGCTTAAAAAACTTTGCGAAATTGCCGCTAAATATTTTCTCAGTTGCTTCTGAAGGTGTAAATGGATTTTGAGTCGAGTCAGTATAATTAACAAGAAAAACGGCAAGTGTTTTAGTCACTACAGCTGCTTTCTGTTCATCGTTTTTAATTACGTTTACAAAACTTGTGGTTGAGATAGGAATATAAGAACCTATGCCATTTTTTGGAGTATTGTTTTCTACGGGAGAATTAACTGGATTCTTAATAGCATGCACGCTACTGCCAGTTACAAGAATGATAATAACTAAAATAGAGATACAAGTTTTGGCAAACAAAGAAAATACTGAACGTTTTTGCATATATGATGAATTGCCTATAGGGCTGGTCTTAATCGGTTAATAATAATTATTATAATATATTTTCCAGAAAATGCAATAGGTGACGAGTAGATGTTCTAATAGCTTCATGTTTGTATATTTTCCAAATAGAAAAACAAAAAATTTTTATTTTGCATATGCTACAATCTTCTCTATGAAAACTACAGATCTAATTGATCTTCTACTAGAAAAACGCGGTATTACTGGTGTGCAAGATAAAGAAATGTTTCTGCATCCTTCATATGAGCGCGGTATGCATGACCCCATGCGAATGAAAAATATGGAACGTGCAGTGGTACGGCTCTATGAAGCTATTGAAGCAAAACAAAAAATTGTTATTTATGCTGACTATGACTGTGATGGTATTCCGGGTGCGGTAATGATGCATGATCTCCTAACCAAAATCGGTTACACGAATTTTTCTATTTATATTCCAGACCGACAAGATGAAGGATATGGACTCCATATGGATGCGATTAAACAATTTATTATCGAGAAAGTTGATTTACTAATTACGATCGATTTAGGGACGACCGCTGTCGCTGAAGTTGCCGAAGCTCAAGCAAATGGTATCGATGTCATCATTACAGACCATCACCTGCCGCACGGCGATCTGCCGAAAGCATTTGCCCTGCTTAATCCAAAGCAGGAAGGCGATACATATCCATATCCTATGCTTGCAGGTTCTGGAGTTATTTTTAAGTATATCCAAGGGTTTCTTTTTAAATATAGAGAATATTACAAGATTCCAAATGGTTTTGAGAAATGGCTGCTTGATATGGCTGGACTTGCAACACTCGCTGATATGGTGCCCTTAACTGGGGAAAATCGAGTGATTGCATATTACGGACTTATGGTTTTACGCAAATCAATGCGCCCAGGACTACGTGCACTTTTTTCACATCTTAAAATTGACCAGCGACATCTGGCTGAAGATGATATTACATTTATGATTACCCCTAGGTTGAATGCCGCATCTCGTATGGATTCTCCAATGCGAGCATTTGAACTTCTATCCGAAACTGATAAAACTAAAGGCAACTTGCTTGCATTACATCTTTCGAAAATTAATGATGAGCGTAAAGTGTTAGTTGCTCAAATTATGAAAGATGCCTATAAACATTTGGAAAAGCGCGATCTAGGTCAAGTTATTGTGATAGGGAATCCTTCCTGGCGTATTGGTGTGCTTGGTCTTGTTGCGGGCAAGCTCTGTGAAGTATACAAGCGACCAGTCTTTGTCTGGGGAAGAGAAAGTCATGACGGGTCAACGACACTCAAAGGCTCATGTCGAAGCGATGGTAGCATAAGCGTTGTAGAACTCATGCAGGCAAAAGAGTCTCTCTTCCTTCATTTTGGTGGACACGAAGCATCAGGTGGATTTTCTCTGGAAGAAGCAGGGATTCATTTTCTTGAAGAACATTTAACAAAAAGCTATCTCTCACTTGCGAAAGATACCTCAGAATCGAACGTGGTCTATGATGCGCAATTGGCTGTATCAGATATAACATCCAAAATGCATACAACACTCGCAGAGCTTGCGCCGTTTGGCTGTGAAAACCGTAAGCCTACGTTCTTGTTTTCTGGAGTAATAGTAGAGCGTGTACGGCAATTTGGTAAAGAAAAAAATCATTTAGAACTACACGTTAGTGATGGTAAACGTAGTATAAAAGCTATAGCTTTTTTTACAACAGCAGATACTTTTGATGTAAGTATTACAGAAGGTTCGTGTATTGATCTGGTGGCGACTGTTGAACTCTCGTATTTTGGTGGTCAGTCAGAATTACGCTTACGAATAGTTACTATCCAATAAAAAAATGCCCACAAGGGGCATTTTTTATTTACTTCGTTTTTATTGAAGTGAAGATTGGATGTTTGAGTTAAATTCAACTGAATTTGGGAGGATACTGTTTACAGGATTTGTTGAAATTACAGCGTCTGCTTTTACATCAGCCTTAATGCTTTCAAAGAAAGCTTTTTCTTGTGCATGAAGGGCCTTTGCTGCAGTTAGGAAATCTTTAATGGCAGTAACAGCTTCTTTGAGTGCAACTTTTGCATTCTCTGTAGATTGACCATTTTGATATGCACTGACTGAAGTTTGGAAAGCTAAGATTTTTGCCTTTGCAATATCATGTTTAACAATAACCTGATCAAGCTTAGCATTGTACATACTCATGTCGTGACCGCGAGCTTGGAGTTTCTGATTGATTTCTCGTAGGTGGTTTACAGCGTTATCCATGCGTGTCATGTACTCACTGAGTCTTTCTCGGACAGACATAATTCTATCTGAAGTGCTCATAGTTGCTCGTGCGTTTGTATCTACTGTTGTAACAGCAAATGTTGGTGCAATACCTGCAAACATAAGCATTGATAAAGCGATAGTACTAATAAGAATTTTTTTTGTGTTTTTCATAAAGTAATAATTACGGTAATAAATGACAGGATCACTGTCAGAGGGCTTTCTAAGCCTCTCGCCTAGTATGACGTATCATCCTCTAAATAGTGACACTCCCATATAAAGCAATAAAATCCAGGCATCAGCCTGGATTTTATTGGGGCAACTCTTATTAGAGCC
The Candidatus Nomurabacteria bacterium genome window above contains:
- a CDS encoding DUF4907 domain-containing protein; this encodes MNTTHKIILVIIFLTVIVGGALYLDKNKKEEIVNPYADSVVTTTILTNPDGTFGYDILIDGNIYVHQPTKPAVGGNVGFATEAEAKQVADLVISKIKNNILPPSVTSEEITNFVID
- the recJ gene encoding single-stranded-DNA-specific exonuclease RecJ, with protein sequence MKTTDLIDLLLEKRGITGVQDKEMFLHPSYERGMHDPMRMKNMERAVVRLYEAIEAKQKIVIYADYDCDGIPGAVMMHDLLTKIGYTNFSIYIPDRQDEGYGLHMDAIKQFIIEKVDLLITIDLGTTAVAEVAEAQANGIDVIITDHHLPHGDLPKAFALLNPKQEGDTYPYPMLAGSGVIFKYIQGFLFKYREYYKIPNGFEKWLLDMAGLATLADMVPLTGENRVIAYYGLMVLRKSMRPGLRALFSHLKIDQRHLAEDDITFMITPRLNAASRMDSPMRAFELLSETDKTKGNLLALHLSKINDERKVLVAQIMKDAYKHLEKRDLGQVIVIGNPSWRIGVLGLVAGKLCEVYKRPVFVWGRESHDGSTTLKGSCRSDGSISVVELMQAKESLFLHFGGHEASGGFSLEEAGIHFLEEHLTKSYLSLAKDTSESNVVYDAQLAVSDITSKMHTTLAELAPFGCENRKPTFLFSGVIVERVRQFGKEKNHLELHVSDGKRSIKAIAFFTTADTFDVSITEGSCIDLVATVELSYFGGQSELRLRIVTIQ
- a CDS encoding IPT/TIG domain-containing protein, yielding MNFLNNPEYSSLKIIAVLVVVAGLGFFVFGKENSGNLARIFNDNSRIETAKNTNPTQGEGDPQFFSSPTIVSIIPNVGPTTGGALVTITGTSFSPDITATLDSLPCTDLSYVSDTEIKCKTPPHSIDLVDVTITEATGTATLTDGYQYIDAPVTAGSGGIFNNQGGVLSTGGTTSTSSKKPKVSFESDKGIHEEAGTFTVTATLSFTSNDPVTVPFTIASTSTALNPADYSLISANPLIIPANELSGSISFKVLNDSSYENDESVMLTMGTPVNATSGDTTHTTMIDDNDVPPTVSWVLASQTGNENVGTMKVEAKLSFQVGVPVTVPFTYIGTGGTASTPADYTMSASPIIIPANTPSYFTTINVVSDPYPEGNETVVVKMGTPTNATPGNITTHTATITDAQPPCKITSFNANPTSIGSGASSILFWTTGYCTSTSIDQGINIVTPVSGGSVNTPPLVETTTFILTASSAINTVTAQVTVEVVGCGWQFVLDTHPSEIDWYRVAMSADGSRIAAVAYDTPFGPSNPAYIYTSSDSGVTWVQQTNSGTGYWQSIAMSADGMKIVAIKNSNYVFTSINGGVTWAYTQNPLWNSLQSITSSADGTKLAVADFGGYIYTSTNGGSSWVQRINSGIGSWYSIASSADGTKLAAVRENGYIYTSSDSGFTWTQQTNSGTGLWRSIASSADGTKLAAVMEGGYIYTSTNSGATWTKQLGAGHHDWLSIASSADGIKLVAADRWLSPIAGGDVHTSTDGGVTWKTHECISGHHWEAVASSADGSKLVGVCNVGHVHTTY